The Tolypothrix sp. PCC 7712 region CTTTATATAATATGGCCGTGAGTGAGCGCGATCGCAATAACCTAGAAGCTGCTCGCAACCAAATCGAATCAACCATTAAAATCGTCGAAGATATCCGCACCAGAGTTACCAGCCAAGACTTGCGGACTTCTTACTTTGCTTCAGTGCAGAAATATTACGAGTTTTACGTTGACTTGTTAATGCGATCGCACAAACAACAACCATCCAAAGGTGACGATGCCTTAGCCTTACAAGCCAGCGAACGCGCCCGCGCCCGGAGTCTTTTAGATTTACTAGCAGAAGCTAATGCAGATATTCGCGAAGGTATAGATCCTAAACTATTAGAAAGTGAACGGAGCTTACAAAAACAGCTTGATGCTCAAGAAAAACTCTCGCTGAAATTATCTAGTAGTGGCAACAAAACCGAAATCCAAAAGCTAGAACAGCAAACACAAGCACTGCTAGAACAGTATCGACAACTGCAAGCCAAAATTAGAGCCACTAGTCCCCGCTATGCGGCTTTAACGCAACCGCAAACACTCTCACTCAAACAGATTCAGCAACAAATATTAGATGACAACACCCTACTCTTAGAGTACGCTCTAGGCGAAGAACGTAGTTATCTTTGGGCTGTCAGCAAAAACAGCATTACTAGCTACGAACTACCCAAACGCGCCGAAATTGCCGCCGCAGTCCAAGAATTTCGCAAGGTTTTAATTTCACCAATTCAAAGGACTAGCCCAGCCGCAGCCGCTACTCCCTTAACACAAATGATACTCGCACCCGTCGCCCAGCAATTAGGACAGCGTCGCTTAGTTATAGTCGCTGATGGGGCTTTGCAATATATTCCGTTTGCAGCTCTGAATACACCTAGCGCCAAAACTAACAGTTATGAACCATTAGCAGTCAACCATGAAATAATTACTTTACCTTCAGCCTCAACGCTGGGTGTACTTAGACAAGAAACTACTGGACGAAAACCTGCCCCCAAAGCATTAGCTGTAATTGCTGACCCCATTTTCTCCCTCAATGATGAGCGGGTTAAGGTTAAACCTCCCACTCAAGCAAACAGCAATCAGAACCTAGACTTACAACAGCTATCCAGATCTGCTAGAGAAGCAAGTATTGCCTTTGATCGGTTACCTTTTACCCGTCAAGAAGCTGATACTATTCTCTCTTTAGTCCCTGCAAAAGAACGCAAGCAAGCCTATGACTTTGCCGCTAACCGTTCAGTAGCTACCAATGCTCAGTTGAGTCAATACCGAATCATACATTTTGCTACTCATGGCATCCTCAACAGCCAAAACCCAGAATTATCAGGAGTTGTACTGTCGTTATTTGATGAAACTGGCAAACCTCAAAACGGCTTTTTGCGCCTACATGATATTTTCAACCTGAAACTACCAGCAGAATTAGTAGTACTGAGTGCTTGTGAAACTGGTTTGGGTGAAGAAGTCAAGGGAGAAGGATTAATAGGCTTGACAAGAGGATTTATGTACGCAGGTAGTCCGAGAGTTTTGGTAAGTCTGTGGGGTGTAGACGATCGCGGAACTTCGGAATTAATGAAAAAGTTTTATAGCAAAATGTTGCAACAGGGCTTAAAACCTGCTGCGGCATTACGGGCGGCACAAGTAGAAATGTGGCGCAATCCCGACTACAGCGCACCTTATTTCTGGGCACCTTTCACTCTCCAAGGCGAGTGGCGCTAACCTAACATCATTGTTTTGGGACTATCTAGAAAATTGCAAGGGTTTCAAAACTGATACCAATTCAAATAATGTTTGCGACAGATAAATTCTTTGTAGGGGCACGGCACCTGTAAGATATTTGATATGCCAAAAGATTGTGGATGCCGTGCCCCTACACATCTGTCTTCTTTCAAAACGGTATAAGTTTGCAATCAATACTTGTCATTAACCCAATATTTGCTCTCATATCCGCAACAACTTTTCTCACAAAGGATTGCACTTTAGTTTCGTTGATCATGCTTCATCTTCTAAAATTTTCAATTGTTAAATTTGAGTTACTTTTGTTAACCGCTTGCTCAACGGTGAAACTAATTTCTTGACCATAGGAAACTTCAAGGGTGTGACCATCAGGATCTCGGAAAAAAGCCCAGTAACCAACGGGAAAGCCCCAATCATGGGGGCCATCGATTAACAAACCTTCTAAGCGCGCTTCATTGCAAAGACGATCTACTTCCTCACGAGTTTGACAAGCTACCCCGAGATGAGATGAAGGTGCAAGTGTACTTTTTAATTCAGCCACTTGAATTAAGACAATCACAAATGGTCGAGTTAAATCACTAATCCAAGCAACGTCTACGTGCTTCGTTTTATCAGTACGACGATGCACTACTTGCATTGCCGCATACTTGGCATAAAACGCTATGCTTTGATCGATGTTGCTTACCCCAAGAGCAATGTGAGTAAAACCTAGATCCGACATCAGCTTTCACCTTTTGAGAAATCAACAATATCTTTCACATTAAGATATTGCCGATAAGCAAAAGCTGCGGATAGCGTAGCATCGCGTAATTCTGCTACAGGTACATCTATTAAGTAAGTTGGCGAAATTAAAGATAACTGGCTGAGGCTGTCATTGGTCATTGGTCATTGGTCATTGGTCATTTTTATCGACTTACATACTTGACAACAATCATCTCACTTTTAACTCAAGACTAATCACCGCTTTACTGAGTCAAGTTGATAGCAAAGTGAAAAGCTCTAATTTCTAAACGCTGCTGGAAGTAAAAACGATGAGCGGCGAAACGCTGAACGCCAGAGTCGAGATGTAATTGTTCGCAAGCATGAGATTTAGCATAGTCTAAGAGCCAATTTAATAGATGACTACCATAGCCTTGAGAGCGATCGCCTTCTTGAGTAACTAAATCATCAACATAGAGAAACTTACCCCAAGATAAGCTTTCAGATATTCTAAATCCTGCTACTGCTCTGACTGTCCCTTCATCTTCCAGATAAGCAAGACGATAGCCTTGCTGTTGTTGTCTTCTAATGCGAGTTACAAAATCACTAGCGATGAGATGGGGACGAAGTGCTTGCATGATAGCAAAACAGCGCTCAATTTCTGC contains the following coding sequences:
- a CDS encoding VOC family protein, which gives rise to MSDLGFTHIALGVSNIDQSIAFYAKYAAMQVVHRRTDKTKHVDVAWISDLTRPFVIVLIQVAELKSTLAPSSHLGVACQTREEVDRLCNEARLEGLLIDGPHDWGFPVGYWAFFRDPDGHTLEVSYGQEISFTVEQAVNKSNSNLTIENFRR
- a CDS encoding GNAT family N-acetyltransferase, whose product is MIDIALAQSDAEIERCFAIMQALRPHLIASDFVTRIRRQQQQGYRLAYLEDEGTVRAVAGFRISESLSWGKFLYVDDLVTQEGDRSQGYGSHLLNWLLDYAKSHACEQLHLDSGVQRFAAHRFYFQQRLEIRAFHFAINLTQ